AATCCTGGAATCCGGTATTGGGCGAACAGAAAACAATACGGAACCACTATAATGAATTATTGGTAACCCTGGCACAGCCTTCAGTAAAAGACCGTTATATTCGAATTCGCTTTCGTCTTTTTGATGATGGCCTTGGGTTCCGATATGAGTTTCCAGAACAGAAAAACCTGAGTTATTTTATCATTAAAGAAGAGAAAACACAATTTGCCCTGGCAGGAGATCATAAAGCATTTTGGCTTCCAGGGGATTTTGATACCCAGGAATATAGTACGGTAACCTCCAATCTTTCGGAAGTACGTGGAAAAATGAAAGCAGCGGTTACGCCGAATGCTTCACAGACTACTTTTTCTCCTACGGGACTGCAAACGCCGTTAATGATGAAAAGTAAAGATGGTTTATACATTAATATTCATGAAGCCGCTTTGGTAGATTATTCGTGCATGTCCCTTAATCTAAATGATAGCAATTTTGTATTGGAATCTTTCCTTACACCGGATGCCATTGGTGATAAAGGATACCTTCAGGCTCCAGCCCAATCTCCCTGGCGTACGATCATTGTAAGTGATAAAGCAACAGATATTTTAGCTTCCAAATTGATATTGAATTTAAATGAGCCTACAAAATATGCTGACGTTTCCTGGATTAAACCTGTCAAATATGTAGGGGTATGGTGGGAAATGATTACAGGCAAAAGTACCTGGGCTTATAATGATCTGGAAAGTGTACAGCTTGGCGTGACCGATTATTCTAAAACGAAACCGAATGGCAAACATGCCGCTAACACACAACACGTAAAAGAATACATTGATTTTGCCGCAGCAAATGGATTTGATGCTGTACTGGTAGAAGGATGGAATGAAGGATGGGAAGACTGGTTTGGAAAAACAAAAGATTATGTTTTTGATTTTATAACACCGTATCCGGATTTTGATGTGCAGGAATTGCACCGTTATGCAGCCTCAAAAAATGTAAAAATGATGATGCATCATGAGACTTCGGGATCCGTACGTAATTATGAGCGTCACATGGATGATGCGTATAAATTCATGATAGACAATGGCTACAACTCTGTGAAAAGCGGATATGTAGGAAATATCATTCCCCGTGGAGAACACCATTATGGACAATGGCTCGTGAACCACTACTTGTATGCGATAACCAAAGCGGCAGATTATAAAATTATGGTCAATGCTCACGAAGCAGTACGTCCAACGGGGCTTAACAGGACTTACCCTAACCTATTGGCGAATGAATCCGCCCGTGGAACGGAATATGAATCTTTTGGTGGGAATAACCCCGATCATACGACCATCCTGCCATTTACAAGATTAATGGGGGGGCCGATGGATTATACTCCTGGGATTTTTCAGACTAAAATTAGTGCCTACAATCCGGAAAATACTTCTTTTGTCCACAGTACACTGGTACATCAATTGGCATTATATGTTACGATGTACAGTCCGTTACAAATGGCAGCCGACCTTCCGGAAACCTATGCTAAATTTATGGATGCTTTTCAGTTTATTAAAGATGTTGCTGCCGATTGGGATGAAACAGTAATATTAGAAGCAGAACCTGGGGATTATATTAGTATTGCCCGAAAAGCGAAGAATAAAGATGAATGGTATATCGGTAGTATTACCGATGAAAATCCAAGAACAGCGACGATCACTTTTGAATACCTTCCGAAAGGAAAGAATTATGAGGCAGTAATTTATGCTGACGGTAAAACGGCAAGCTACGACAAGAATCCTCAGAGTTATACGATCCGTAAAATGAAAATAAACTCAAAAACAAAAGTAAAAGTAAACCTGGCTTCGGGTGGAGGTGCTGCAATTAGTGTAAAACCAATAAAATAGGTTACTTTCTTAATCGTATAAAAATAAGCGAGAGTCCCATTCCTGTAAAGGTATGGGGCTCTTGAATTTTATAGTAGTGTGGATAATAGAGCAGAAGGATTGAAGTTCATCAATATCTTAAAATATCAGGAAATAATGGGAATACAAAGTGCTGTTAGGCACTGCAAATGCATGGATTGTAATTTTTTTATTGCTCATTCATTATAATTTTATTTTTTAGTTTAATGTTGTGTTTATTTTTAGTATTTTGATTGTTTTGTGCTTTATATGTTAATGATTTTAACAAATTTGTGATATATTGTGTAATGGTCTTTATTTGGAATTTATAAATAGTTTAAATTAAAATTAATTAGGTAGTTTCGTGTTAACGAGGCTGTAATCGATTGATCAGTAATGCTTTATTTTAGTATGATATGCTTATCAAATTCATAACTGGAAAAATGGATCTGCACTTCGCAAACACCTTATTAACCCTAATTTTTTATGTATGAAAAGACTATTACACTATTTTTTTTTAACATTATTATCTACAGGGGCTTATGCCCAGGAATACACTGTACTGCAGATTGCTTCGGGGTATAATGCCGATGTTATTGCTAATGGAATCGGTTCTTCTGCTGTATCAACTACTATTGGGGTTGATAATGCCAATTTTGCTTACATTACCGCGGATTTTCAGTCAACAGGAACCACGGCTGTAACTCCTAATGGTTTACCGGTTAGTGGCTTATTTACAAGTGCAGCCAATGCAGCAGTCCAATTTCAAATGGGACCTTATTCGGGTAATAATTCCCTGCGTTTTGTGGCGCAGAACGAGGGGGGAACCCTAACGTTCAGCAATCAGCTCAACGTTTCTAAACTCTACCTCATGGTTACTTCGGGAAGTGGGAATGCCACTGTGACCGGAACATTAAACTTTTCCGATAATACCACACAGGCTATTACGGCTTCCACCGTGCCTGACTGGTATAATTCTACAACATTGCCAGTAGCAATTTCAGGAATTGGACGTGTGAACCGTGCGAACAATGTGGTTGATAATCCGTCAGGAAATCCAAGGATTTATCAAATGACTGTAAATGTGTTAGCGGCAAATCAAAGTAAACTCCTGACCGGAGTAACATTGACCAAAACTTCTACAGCAGAAGGCGTGGTGAACATATTTGGTGCAAGTGCTGAAATAATACCTACCTGTCCATCTCCTACAGCCTTGGTAGCCACTACTACCGCTACAGGGGCTACGGTTTCATGGACCGGACCTACTACAGCACCCGCTGCCGGTTATGATTATTATTATGCGCAATCGGCAACGGCTCCTACGACAACGACGGTACCTACCGGAAATGTTACCGTCAATACAGTGACCTTTTCAGAATTGGCTACTGGTCAATTGTATTATTTCTGGGTACGTTCCAATTGCAGTGCTACCGATAAAGGGATCTGGAAACCGATTACCTTCACGACAGGACAATTGACTACGACTTATACTGGAGCGGATATTTCTACAGATAAAGTAACTACAAATACTATTACTTCTCCAACGACATGTCCGGGAGTGCTTACTGTGAATGTTCCGGCAGGGTATCAGATTGTTAGTACCGCAACAACCTATTCCATGCAAACGGCATCTGATGGCTATATGTCAGAACAACGGTCTCTTTTAGTATGTACTACTACGGGATTATCAGAGGGGGCTTTAGCTTCCGGCGTAGGATCAAGTGGTGGTACTTATCAATACAACCGTTCCAACCTGAATATTGCGAACGGGGCAACTGGTGCTGTCGCATTTGAGTTAAGAGCCTGGAGAACCTATGGTGGGTCAGGCTGTAATGTTACCTATAATAAAGTGGTGACTGGCACCTGGAAAGTAACGATAACCTACGCTCTACTTCCGTGTACTACTCCAGCTGCACCTACAGCAGTTGCCCAGTCTTTCTGTAGTCCGGCTACAGTATCAAATTTGCAGGCTACCGGAACTACCGGGTCCACGCTACGCTGGTATGCTGCTGCAGAAGGCGGAACAGCCTTGGCTACCACAGCTGCAATAACGACTGGTAATTATTATGTATCCCAGCAGGTACAGACTTGTGAGAGTACCCGAACGGCAGTGGCAGTAACCGTTACTACAGTAAGTACACCCATTGTTGCTTCTCAGATTTTTTGCCAGCAGGGAACAGTTGCAGGCCTTGTCGCTAACGGAACTGCAGGCGCTACATTTAATTGGTATGCTGATGCGACGAATGTTACTGCGTTGAGTGGTACAACAGCATTGAGCACCGGTACTTATTATGTTTCAGAACAGATAGGCACTTGTGAGAGTTCCCGTGTAGCGGTTGAGATCATAGTGAGTAATGTACCTGCTCCAGTAGCAACAGCACAAACAGTATGCGTGGGAGGCACTTTATCTGAACTAAGTGTAACAGGGCTGGATGGTGCTGTTTACAACTGGTATCCTACTGCTACTGGTACTGGAGTGCTTGCGCTGACGACACCACTTGCAACAGGAACGTATTATGTATCCCAGCAATTGGGTGATTGTGAGAGTGTGTTGTTGCCGGTACAGGTTACGATCAACGTGGTAGCAGTACCACAGGGAGCAGCTACACAGCAGTTCCTGCCCGGTGCTACGGTTGCCGGACTTACAGTTACTACTACTGCAGGTGCTACGGTGCAATGGTACTTGTTGAATGAATCTTCAGACCTGGTTCCGGTAGCACTGAATACTGCTTTGCAGGATGGTGTGACCTATTATGTAACACAGAGTCTTTCGGGTTGTGAAAGTGCTCCTTATGGAGTAACTGCGGTACAAACTTTAGGAACGGGAGATTTTTCAGAAGCAACAGTACATCTATATCCCAATCCTGTAACTACGGTATTGAACATTTCAAGTGTAGCAGTTATCGAAGATGTCCGTATTTATAATGCTATCGGGCAGTTGGTATTACAACAGTACGGCAAAGCTACCACAACAACAATTGATGTTTCAGAACTTGCAGCAGGGCAGTATAATGTGGTTCTTAAAAATGAATCAGGCGCTCAAAAAGCATTTCGTATTATCAAGAAATAAAAAGCAGGATACAGTATACGAGAAAGGATGCCGATGGGCATCCTTTTTTTATGGGTTTTAGTGTATTCCGGATTGGACATAAAAAAACTGCAGGCTATAGGCCTGCAGTTTAAATCGCCGAAGCGAAAATTTATTTAATCAGGTCAAAACTTCTTTTTACAAAAGCAGTAAGCTCTTCCCCTTTAAGCAGGTTTTGAGAAAGTTTTGCCAGGTCTAAAGCCTGTTTTACTAACGCTTCCTGGTGTGACTTGTCGGTTGAATTTAATAGCGTGGTTGCTAATTCATGGTTGGTATTCACCACAAGATTATACATCTCTGGCATATTACCCATTCCAAACATACCACCGCCACCGGACTGGCTCATTTCTTTCATACGACGCAGGAATTCCGGCTGTGTAATCACAAAAGGAGCAGACTGGCTGTCCAAAGCTTCAAGCTGAACGGTATATTTTTTATCTGAAATTACACTTTCCAATTCTGTTTTAAGTTTTTCTTTTTCGGTATCAGACAGTTTCGAAATGGCTTCTTCGTCTTTTTTGATCAGGTTGTTCACGTGGTCTGAATCCACACGTGTAAATGTCAGGTTTTCATTGTCTGCTTCCAGTTTCTGGATCAGGTGTGAAATGATAGGAGAATCCAGTAACAGGACCTCATATCCTTTATCCTGTGCTGCCGCAATATAACTGTGTTGTGCATCTTTATTGGAAGTATACAACAAGACCAGTTTGCCATCTTTATCAGTTTGGTTTGGAGCTGTTTTTTCTTTCAGTTCTTCCAAAGTATAGTACTTGCCGTCCATGGTAGGATACAACGTAAAGGCACCAGCTTTTTCATAGAATTTTGGTTCAGAAAGCATACCGTATTCCAGTACGATTTTGATGTCATTCCATTTTTGTTCAAAATCTTCCCGGTTTTCGGAGAACAATGATTTTAATTTATCAGCGACTTTACGGGTAATGTAATTCGAGATTTTCTTAACGGCACCATCTGCCTGCAGGTAAGATCGGGATACATTTAATGGAATGTCCGGAGAATCGATTACCCCTTTTAGCATGGTTAGGAATTCCGGTACGATTCCTTCTACGTTATCGGTCACATATACCTGGTTTTGGTACAGTTGGATTTTATCTTTTTGGATTTGAAGATCTCCAGTCATTTTCGGGAAATATAAAATTCCGGTAAGATTGAACGGATAATCTACATTCAGGTGGATGTTGAATAAAGGCTCTTCAAACTGCATTGGGTACAGCTCCCTGTAAAAACTTTTATAATCTTCGTCCGATAATTCGCTTGGCTGTTTTGTCCAGGCTGGATTTGGATTGTTGATGATATTGTCAACTTCAACGGTTGTGAAGGTATTGTCTTTGTCTTCTGTTGCGACAAATTCTCCGACTTTTTGCTCGATTTTTTCTGAGCGTGTTCCAAATTTAATCGGAACCGGCATGAATTTATTATATTTGTTCAGCAACTCACTGATTTTTCCATCTTCGAGGAATTCCAAAGAATCTTCTGCAATGTGCAGTATAATCTCTGTGCCGCGGGTAGTTTTGTCAGATGGCTCTAAGGTGAACTCAGGGCTTCCATCACAGGTCCAGTGTGCTGCAGGTGCGTCTTTATAGGATTTAGTGATGATTTCTACTTTTTCAGCGACCATAAAAGCAGAATAAAATCCAAGGCCGAAATGGCCAATAATTCCCGAGTCTTTAGCGGAATCTTTGTATTTGTCCAAAAATTCTTCCGCACCGGAAAAGGCAACCTGATTGATATATTTTTCTACTTCTTCTGCAGTCATTCCTAATCCCTGGTCAATGATGTGCAGTTTCTTGCCTTCTTTGTCAATTTTGACTTCGATGATGGGATTACCGTATTCTACTACTGCTTCACCAATACTGGTCAGGTGCTTTAATTTCAGGGTTGCATCGGTTGCATTTGAAACTAATTCCCGAAGAAAAATTTCGTGATCGCTGTATAAGAATTTTTTGATTAAGGGAAAGATGTTCTCTACTGATACATTAATTTTTCCTGTTGTCATAATTATTTTGAATTTAGGGTTGAAATTTTATTTGTGGAGTCAAATAATGTACCTATTCTGTAAACGTGACAAAATGACATTTTGAAAACAGTATTCGATCCAAATGTTAAAATTTATTTTTAGGCAACCAAAAATTAATTCCTGTAGAAATTAATTTTAACAGATTTAAAATCAATGAAAGATATCTCGCCTTTTGTTTTTAAATAGTCGGTTATTTATCAAAATGGTGTTAAAATTCTTAATTCTTTTTGTGTGTATGGTTTTAAAATTCATAACTTTAACCTATTCTAATCAATACAAATTACTATGAAAAAACTATTGTTTTTGGGAGTTTTACTCCTTACGATAATGACATCATGCTCTTCGCTGGACACAAAATCTCAGGTAGGCATCAAAGGAAATTGGACTATTGGCAGTGTGACATATCCAAATTCCCAATACATAAAAGTAACTTCATTCGATATTGCCGATTCACAGTGTTTTGTAGGAAGCAGCTGGAACTTTATTTCCAACAATAACAAAGGGAGCATGACATTAACAAACAGCAGTTGCCCGGCTTTCTCAAGCCCTATTGTATGGACAGTAACCAAAGCGGGCGATTTTACACTTAAAATTACCGAAGGCGATAAAGCGAAGCGTGTTACTCAGGGCTATTTCCTAAAATTAAGAAACCAGACAGAAACCTCTTTCGAATTGGTTGATAATGTGGCTGTAGGCGGTAAAAATACAGAAGTGGTTTACCATTTTCAAAAACAATAAAAAAACACAATCATAAACTAAATACAGAACTAACATGAAAAATTTAAGAGTATATATTTTGGCTTCGGCTATGGCTTTTGGGACATTATTTACAAGCTGTGAGGCTGTGAAAAATACTAATAATACGCAAAGAGGTGCCGGAATTGGTGCTGCTGGTGGTGCATTAATCGGAGGTATCCTGGGAAATAACATCGGAAAAGGTGGCAATACAGCTTTAGGTGCTATTATTGGTGGTGTAGTAGGTGGTACTGCCGGTGGACTGATCGGGAACAAAATGGACAAACAGGCGCAGAAAATTGATGAAGCACTTCCAGGTGCTGAAGTTGTACGTGTAGGAGAAGGAATTAAATTAGTATTAGGCGAAAATGCCGTACGATTTGATACTAATAAATCTACTCTTACAGCTTCTGCTAAAACAAATCTTGATAAATTAGTTCCTGTATTCAAAGAATATCCGGATACTAACATCGATATCTATGGTTATACTGATAATACAGGTAAAGCAGAATACAATCTTACTTTATCAGGTCAACGTGCTGAGTCTGTAAAATCATATTTAGCAGCCAAAGGAATTGCTGCTTCCCGTTTCAATATCAAAGGTATGGGAATTGCTGATCCTATCGCTTCTAATGAAAGTGTAGACGGAAGAAGCCAAAACCGTCGTGTGGAATTTGCTATTACTGCAAACCAGAAAATGGTTGATGATGCTAAAAAAGAAGCGCAGAAATAATCTGCTCTAAAACCTCAAATAGATTAAAAAAAGCTACCAGTAATGGTAGCTTTTTTTTTGAAAGATTTTTAACAGAAGTTTCTATATTCTCTTTTATACACATTGTACCTTTACCTGACAATCAAATTAAAGTAGTATGGCAAGTCCAAAAAAAATAAAGGAAACACAAGAGATTATCGATGATAATGTTATCATTTCTAGGTATATGAATGATGTGCTGGAACGCAACGCTACTCCGTTGAATGTTTTTACATTCTGTAAACAGCACCATATCGATGAGGTTGATTTTTATTCTTTTTTTAGTTCCCTGGAAAGTGTGCAGAGTGCTATTTGGGTTAAGTTTTTCGAAAATACCTTAGAAGTACTTCATAAAGATGTTTCCTATCCGGGATATTCAAATCGCAACAAAATGCTAACCTTGTATTTTACTCTTTTTGAAATCCTGACCCTCAATAGAAGTTATGTTTATTTTACGCTCAAAGAAAATAAACAGGGATTGAAAAACCTCAGGCAATTGCGGGAACTTCGTAATCGTTTCCGGGATTATATTGGGATGTTGATTGCCGAAGAAAATGCTACAAACGAAGGAAAGCAGAAATTACAAAAAATAACCAAGCCCGTATTTGCGGAAGGTGCCTGGGTTCAGTTTCTTTTTATATTAAAATTTTGGCTGGATGATACGTCTGCAGGATTTGAAAAAACAGATATCATGATTGAGAAAACAGTGAAAGCAGGTTTCGACGTCATGGATATTACACCTTTGGAAAGTTTATTGGATTTGGGTAAATTCATCTGGAAAGAGCAAAATTAGTCCGGGATGGATTTACGTGAGGGATGGACGCTGGCTACCGAAATAGCGCAGACAGCCCGGCCTCTTTTAAAAAAAGGAGCATTTATACGCATTCCGAATAGGCTCCTTTTTTTAAAAAGAGGACACGCCCCAATTGAATGATTGCAATGCGCATTACCATTCATTCTACATTGCTTTCAAAAAAACACAACACATGAAAACATTAGATAAAATTCCTACTGGAAAAATAGAACGTGCCGGGCAGTTGGTAAAAACCGGGATAAAAGTTGGCGGTAATTATATTGCTTATTATGGAGAGAAAATTGTCAATCCTTCGTTAACCCGGGAGAAACTGAACGACAGCAATGCAGAAGATATTTATGATGGGCTGAAAAACCTGAAAGGCAGTGCGCTTAA
The Flavobacterium kingsejongi genome window above contains:
- the htpG gene encoding molecular chaperone HtpG; translated protein: MTTGKINVSVENIFPLIKKFLYSDHEIFLRELVSNATDATLKLKHLTSIGEAVVEYGNPIIEVKIDKEGKKLHIIDQGLGMTAEEVEKYINQVAFSGAEEFLDKYKDSAKDSGIIGHFGLGFYSAFMVAEKVEIITKSYKDAPAAHWTCDGSPEFTLEPSDKTTRGTEIILHIAEDSLEFLEDGKISELLNKYNKFMPVPIKFGTRSEKIEQKVGEFVATEDKDNTFTTVEVDNIINNPNPAWTKQPSELSDEDYKSFYRELYPMQFEEPLFNIHLNVDYPFNLTGILYFPKMTGDLQIQKDKIQLYQNQVYVTDNVEGIVPEFLTMLKGVIDSPDIPLNVSRSYLQADGAVKKISNYITRKVADKLKSLFSENREDFEQKWNDIKIVLEYGMLSEPKFYEKAGAFTLYPTMDGKYYTLEELKEKTAPNQTDKDGKLVLLYTSNKDAQHSYIAAAQDKGYEVLLLDSPIISHLIQKLEADNENLTFTRVDSDHVNNLIKKDEEAISKLSDTEKEKLKTELESVISDKKYTVQLEALDSQSAPFVITQPEFLRRMKEMSQSGGGGMFGMGNMPEMYNLVVNTNHELATTLLNSTDKSHQEALVKQALDLAKLSQNLLKGEELTAFVKRSFDLIK
- a CDS encoding glycoside hydrolase family 97 protein, with product MNKLLTIFMLLSTVLGLQAQELSSPDKNLKFKFSLQDNGVPTYELSYKNKPIIKSSKLGIETKDVPSFLNGFVISNAVQTSFDESWNPVLGEQKTIRNHYNELLVTLAQPSVKDRYIRIRFRLFDDGLGFRYEFPEQKNLSYFIIKEEKTQFALAGDHKAFWLPGDFDTQEYSTVTSNLSEVRGKMKAAVTPNASQTTFSPTGLQTPLMMKSKDGLYINIHEAALVDYSCMSLNLNDSNFVLESFLTPDAIGDKGYLQAPAQSPWRTIIVSDKATDILASKLILNLNEPTKYADVSWIKPVKYVGVWWEMITGKSTWAYNDLESVQLGVTDYSKTKPNGKHAANTQHVKEYIDFAAANGFDAVLVEGWNEGWEDWFGKTKDYVFDFITPYPDFDVQELHRYAASKNVKMMMHHETSGSVRNYERHMDDAYKFMIDNGYNSVKSGYVGNIIPRGEHHYGQWLVNHYLYAITKAADYKIMVNAHEAVRPTGLNRTYPNLLANESARGTEYESFGGNNPDHTTILPFTRLMGGPMDYTPGIFQTKISAYNPENTSFVHSTLVHQLALYVTMYSPLQMAADLPETYAKFMDAFQFIKDVAADWDETVILEAEPGDYISIARKAKNKDEWYIGSITDENPRTATITFEYLPKGKNYEAVIYADGKTASYDKNPQSYTIRKMKINSKTKVKVNLASGGGAAISVKPIK
- a CDS encoding OmpA family protein, yielding MKNLRVYILASAMAFGTLFTSCEAVKNTNNTQRGAGIGAAGGALIGGILGNNIGKGGNTALGAIIGGVVGGTAGGLIGNKMDKQAQKIDEALPGAEVVRVGEGIKLVLGENAVRFDTNKSTLTASAKTNLDKLVPVFKEYPDTNIDIYGYTDNTGKAEYNLTLSGQRAESVKSYLAAKGIAASRFNIKGMGIADPIASNESVDGRSQNRRVEFAITANQKMVDDAKKEAQK
- a CDS encoding lipocalin family protein, with the protein product MKKLLFLGVLLLTIMTSCSSLDTKSQVGIKGNWTIGSVTYPNSQYIKVTSFDIADSQCFVGSSWNFISNNNKGSMTLTNSSCPAFSSPIVWTVTKAGDFTLKITEGDKAKRVTQGYFLKLRNQTETSFELVDNVAVGGKNTEVVYHFQKQ
- a CDS encoding T9SS type A sorting domain-containing protein, giving the protein MKRLLHYFFLTLLSTGAYAQEYTVLQIASGYNADVIANGIGSSAVSTTIGVDNANFAYITADFQSTGTTAVTPNGLPVSGLFTSAANAAVQFQMGPYSGNNSLRFVAQNEGGTLTFSNQLNVSKLYLMVTSGSGNATVTGTLNFSDNTTQAITASTVPDWYNSTTLPVAISGIGRVNRANNVVDNPSGNPRIYQMTVNVLAANQSKLLTGVTLTKTSTAEGVVNIFGASAEIIPTCPSPTALVATTTATGATVSWTGPTTAPAAGYDYYYAQSATAPTTTTVPTGNVTVNTVTFSELATGQLYYFWVRSNCSATDKGIWKPITFTTGQLTTTYTGADISTDKVTTNTITSPTTCPGVLTVNVPAGYQIVSTATTYSMQTASDGYMSEQRSLLVCTTTGLSEGALASGVGSSGGTYQYNRSNLNIANGATGAVAFELRAWRTYGGSGCNVTYNKVVTGTWKVTITYALLPCTTPAAPTAVAQSFCSPATVSNLQATGTTGSTLRWYAAAEGGTALATTAAITTGNYYVSQQVQTCESTRTAVAVTVTTVSTPIVASQIFCQQGTVAGLVANGTAGATFNWYADATNVTALSGTTALSTGTYYVSEQIGTCESSRVAVEIIVSNVPAPVATAQTVCVGGTLSELSVTGLDGAVYNWYPTATGTGVLALTTPLATGTYYVSQQLGDCESVLLPVQVTINVVAVPQGAATQQFLPGATVAGLTVTTTAGATVQWYLLNESSDLVPVALNTALQDGVTYYVTQSLSGCESAPYGVTAVQTLGTGDFSEATVHLYPNPVTTVLNISSVAVIEDVRIYNAIGQLVLQQYGKATTTTIDVSELAAGQYNVVLKNESGAQKAFRIIKK
- a CDS encoding TetR family transcriptional regulator C-terminal domain-containing protein encodes the protein MASPKKIKETQEIIDDNVIISRYMNDVLERNATPLNVFTFCKQHHIDEVDFYSFFSSLESVQSAIWVKFFENTLEVLHKDVSYPGYSNRNKMLTLYFTLFEILTLNRSYVYFTLKENKQGLKNLRQLRELRNRFRDYIGMLIAEENATNEGKQKLQKITKPVFAEGAWVQFLFILKFWLDDTSAGFEKTDIMIEKTVKAGFDVMDITPLESLLDLGKFIWKEQN